In a single window of the Papaver somniferum cultivar HN1 unplaced genomic scaffold, ASM357369v1 unplaced-scaffold_93, whole genome shotgun sequence genome:
- the LOC113346127 gene encoding RNA polymerase II C-terminal domain phosphatase-like 4 has translation MGYKKRNHLKRRSLLRREKLCLVLDLDHTLLHSVKISDVSLDEHDYLNGKSGLITCMKTVGRHSLYNHRGRYTRLRPYVRDFLEQVCQKFELYVYTKGERWYAKEVVRLIDPKSVYFKNKVISKDDSTVRNRKNLDVVLGANATNTVIIDDTESVWKEHKDNIIRINKFYYFSSRNGGGHRLNMDNDELDEDDGALKRILEVLQRVHEKFFEEFPAKTDVRPVLKAALKEVSAN, from the exons ATGGGCTACAAGAAGAGAAATCATCTAAAAAG GAGAAGTTTATTGCGTCGGGAAAAACTTTGTTTAGTTCTTGATTTAGATCATACATTACTTCACTCGGTTAAGATTTCGGATGTGTCGTTGGATGAACATGACTATCTCAATGGTAAATCAGGATTAATTACTTGCATGAAGACTGTTGGGAGACATAGCTTATACAACCACAGGGGAAGGTATACAAGGTTAAGGCCTTATGTGCGAGATTTTCTAGAACAAGTATGCCAGAAATTCGAGCTTTACGTTTATACGAAGGGAGAAAGGTGGTACGCTAAAGAGGTGGTCAGATTGATTGATCCTAAAAGTGTTTATTTTAAGAACAAAGTGATTTCGAAAGATGATTCTACTGTCAGAAATCGAAAAAATCTAGACGTGGTGTTGGGAGCAAATGCAACTAACACGGTAATTATCGACGATACAGAATCAGTCTGGAAAGAGCACAAAGATAACATCATTCGCATCaacaaattttattatttttcatcaagaAATGGCGGTGGACATCGATTAAACATGGATAATGATGAGTTGGATGAAGACGACGGTGCCCTCAAAAGAATCTTAGAAGTTCTGCAGCGTGTTCATGAGAAGTTCTTTGAAGAGTTCCCTGCCAAGACTGATGTTAGACCAGTGTTGAAAGCGGCGCTTAAAGAAgtttctgcaaattga